From the Variovorax paradoxus genome, the window ATCGTCTCGGCCGAATTCGAGGGCAAGCGCTCGATCCAGCGGCACCAGCGGGTCTACGCCACCCTCGGTGCGAAAATGCACACCGACGAGGTGCATGCGCTTTCGATGAAGACCTACACGCCGGCCGAATGGGCCGCAGTGGAAAAATAACGTTCCGGCCCTTGCAGGGGCCTTTGATTTCGCTGGAACTTCGATGGACAAACTTCTGATTCGCGGCGGGCGAGAGCTCCGCGGCGAAGTACTCATTTCCGGCGCCAAGAACGCCGCGCTGCCCGAGCTGTGCGCGGCGCTGCTGACCGACCAGCCGGTGACGCTGCACAACGTGCCTCGCCTGCAGGACGTGTCGACCATGCTCAAGCTGGTGCGCAACATGGGCGTTTCGGCCGAGCGCGACGACAGCGGCACCGTGCGGCTCGATGCGGCTGACCTGACCAACCCTGAAGCCCCCTACGAGCTGGTGAAGACCATGCGCGCCTCGGTGCTGGCCCTGGGCCCGCTGCTGGCACGCTTCGGGCATGCCAAGGTGTCGCTGCCGGGCGGCTGCGCCATCGGCTCGCGGCCTGTCGACCAGCACATCAAGGGCCTGCAGGCCATGGGTGCCGAGATCGTGGTCGAGCATGGCTACATGGTCGCGCGCCTGCCCGAGGGCCGCACCCGCCTGAAGGGCGCGCGCATCCTGACCGACATGGTCACCGTCACCGGCACCGAGAACTTCCTGATGGCCGCCGCGCTGGCCGAAGGCGAGACGCTGCTCGAGAACGCCGCGCAGGAGCCCGAAATCGTCGACCTGGCCGAGATGCTGATCCGCATGGGCGCGAAGATCGAAGGCCACGGCACCAGCCACATCCGCATCCAGGGCGTGGAGAAGCTGCATGGCTGCGAACATGCCGTGGTGGCCGACCGCATCGAGGCTGGCACCTTCCTGTGTGCCGTGGCGGCCACCGGCGGCGAAGCCTTCCTGCGCCACGCGCGCGGCGACCACCTCGACGCGGTGATCGACAAGCTGCGCGACGCCGGCTGCAAGGTCACGTCAGAAAAGGATGGCGTGCGCATCAGCTCGAAGGGCCCGGCCCACGAACACCTGAAGGCGCAGAGCTTCAGCACCACCGAATATCCCGGTTTCCCGACTGACATGCAGGCCCAGTTCATGGCCCTGAACGTGATCGCGCGCGGCGCCTCGATGGTCACCGAGACCATCTTCGAGAACCGCTTCATGCACGTGAACGAGATGGTGCGCCTGGGTGCGCACATCCACGTCGAAGGCAAGGTGGCGATGGTCGAGGGCGTGCAGCAGCTCTCGGGCGCCACCGTGATGGCCACCGACCTGCGCGCGTCCGCCAGCCTCGTCATCGCCGGCCTGGTGGCCGAGGGCGAGACGCTGGTCGACCGCATCTATCACCTGGACCGGGGTTACGACCGGATGGAATCGAAACTGCGCGGCCTCGGTGCCGACATCGAAAGAATGACGGGAGCCTCCGCATGATCACCCTGGCGCTTTCAAAGGGCCGCATCTTCGAAGAGACGATGCCCCTGCTGGCCGCCGCCGGCATCGAGGTCACCGAGGACCCCGAGAAGTCGCGCAAGCTGATCCTCGAGACCACCCGGCCCGACGTGCGCGTGGTGCTGGTGCGCGCTTCCGACGTGCCCACCTACGTGCAGTACGGCGGCGCCGACCTCGGCGTGACCGGGCTCGACGTGCTGCTCGAGCACGGCAACCAGGGCCTGTACCAGCCGCTGGACCTGCGCATCGCGGCCTGCCGCCTGAGCGTGGCGGTGCGCAACGACTACGACTACGCCTCCGCGGTGAAGCAGGGCTCGCGCCTGCGCGTGGCCACCAAGTACGTCGGCCTTGCGCGCGACTTCTTCGCCAGCAAGGGCGTGCACGTCGACCTGATCAAGCTCTACGGCAGCATGGAACTCGCGCCGCTGACGGGCCTGGCCGACGCCATCGTCGACCTGGTCTCGACCGGCAACACGCTCAGGGCCAACCACCTCGTCGAGGTGGAGCGCATCATGGACATCAGCGCCCGCCTGGTGGTCAACCAGGCCGCGCTGAAGCTCAAGCGCGAGCCCATCCGCCGCATCATCGACGCCTTCGCGTCGGCCATTCCCTCGCCCAGTCCTTCCGCCTGAAACCCGAACAACCCCGCACGCCCATGACCTTGAACGCAGCTCCCGCCCGACTCTCCACGACTTCAGCCAGCTTCGACGCTGAATTCAAGGCGCGGCTGCATTGGTCCGCTGACGACGACGCGGCCATCGAGAAGGTGGTGGCGGACATCCTGGCCGACGTGCAGAAGCGGGGCGACGAGGCGGTGCTGGAGTACACCAACCGCTTCGACAGGCTCGACGCGAAGACGCTGCACGCGCTGGAGTTGACGCAGACCGAGCTGAAGGCCGCGTTCGACGCGCTGCCGGCCGTACAGCGCGAGGCGCTGGAGTCCGCTGCGCGCCGCGTGCGCAGCTATCACGAGGCCCAGAAGAAGGCCAGCGGCGAAAGCTGGAGCTACCGCGACGCCGACGGCACGCTGCTGGGCCAGAAGGTCACGCCGCTGGACCGCGTCGGCATCTACGTGCCCGGCGGCAAGGCGGCCTATCCGTCGAGCGTGCTGATGAACGCCATTCCGGCGCACGTGGCGGGCGTGGGCGAGATCATCATGGTCGTGCCGACACCGAGGGGCGAGAAGAACCAGCTGGTGCTTGCCGCCGCCTACGTGGCCGGCGTCACGCGCGGGTTCACCATCGGCGGCGCGCAGGCCGTGGCCGCGCTAGCCTACGGTACCGCCACCGTTCCCGCCGTCGACAAGATCACCGGCCCCGGCAATGCCTACGTGGCCGCCGCCAAGCGCCGCGTGTTCGGCACCGTGGGCATCGACATGATCGCCGGCCCGAGCGAGATCCTGGTGCTGGCCGACGGCACCACGCCGCCCGAGTGGGTGGCGATGGACCTGTTCAGCCAAGCCGAGCACGACGAGCTGGCGCAGAGCATCCTGCTGTGCCCCGACGCGGCCTACATCGATCGCGTGCAGGCCGAGATCGATCGCCTGCTGCCCACCATGCCGCGCGCGGAGATCATCGCCGCCTCGCTCAACGGCCGCGGTGCGCTGATCCACACGAAGAGCATGGAAGAGGCCTGCGAGATCAGCAACCGCATCGCGCCCGAGCACCTGGAAGTCAGCAGCAGCGAACCGAACCGCTGGGAGCCGCTGCTGCGCCACGCCGGTGCCATCTTCCTGGGCGCCTTCACCAGCGAAAGCCTGGGCGACTACTGCGCCGGCCCGAACCACGTGCTGCCCACCAGCGGCACCGCGCGTTTCTCCAGCCCGCTGGGCGTCTACGACTTCCAGAAGCGATCGAGCCTGATCGAGGTGAGCGAAGCCGGTGCCCAGGTGCTGGGCCCCGTGGCCGTCACGCTGGCCGAGGGCGAGGGCCTGCAGGCGCACGCCGAGGCCGCCCGGATGCGGCTGCGTAAGATCTGAGCTTCCGCAACCAGCCTCCGGGGGGAGCAAGCAAGATGTCCGATCGTCCGTTCCGTTCTCGTCTTTTCAGATGGGCTGCCGGCGTTGCCGCGGGCGTCGCGTTGCTGTCCGCCTGCAGCCAGATGCCGCAGGCGCCGCGCGACCTGTCCACCGTGGGCCTCACCTCCAGCGCGGCCCCTGCCGCGCCCGCGCCGCAACTCGGCACGCAATGGGGCGAGGGACTCGAGTCCAAGACCCGCACCGTCATCACCAAGCGGCTGTCCGACCGGCCTGACGACGTGGCCTCGCTGGGCTACAACGAGGACGCTGCCGTCCGCCGCGCCGTCGGGGCCAATCCGGAACGCCGGCTGAGCCTGCTGCTGGCCGACGGCGACGTGGAATGGTCGGTGCTCGACGAGGAGGGCCGTGCGCTGCCGCTGCAGCGCGCCCGCCGCGGCAGCGGCAGTGACGACGACCTGTTCCGGCTCGCCGGCATACAGGGTTCGCGCTACACGCTGCGCTTTCGCAACCTGAGCGAGCGCAGCTACGAGGTGATCGCCACGGTCGACGGCCTCGACGTGCTCAACGGCAAGCCCGGCAGCCTGCGCAACGGCGGCTATGTGCTGCGTCCGCTGCAGTCGCTCGTCATCGAGGGCTTCCGCAAGAGCCAGAGCGAGGTGGCCGCCTTCCGCTTCTCCGCACCGGGCCGCGCGTATGCCGCCAATACCGAGGCTGGTGATGTGCGCAACATCGGCGTGCTGGGTGCCGCGCTGTTCGAGCTCGAGGAGCGCGACACGCCGCGCCGCCAGCGCCGCGGACCGGCTGTCTCGCAGCCCAGCGCCTTCCCGGCCGACGGCGCCTATGCGCCGGAGCCCCGCTACCGGAAATGAAGCGCATGAACCCCTTTTTCTTCCTGAGGCTGCTGCCGCGCCTGTCCGTGGTGCTGTTCGCGCTGGCCGGTGTCGCGGGTGCGCAGGCCATGAGCATCCGCGAGTTCCACACGCTCGAGGTCAAGGAGAAGAAGGAGGGCAAGGCCTACGCCAGCTACTACCTGGTGGGCGTGCTCGAAGGCCTGCGCGAAGCCGGCGATGCCGCGCGCCGCTCGGGCCAGAAGCCGCTGTTCTGCGTGGAGGGCCGCCGGCTCGAGCCCTCGATGGCGCGCTCGCTCTTCGAGTCGGAGCTCAAGCGCAACGCCGAACTCTACGAAGCCGACATGCCCGTGCAGCTGGTGCTGTCGTCCGCGCTGCAGAACAGTTTCCGGTGCTCGTCCTGAATTTTCCGAAGCGTTTTCCGGAGCGTTCCGCCCCATGTTCGACAAGTTGAAGAAGATCCTCGCGGGCGCGGCCCCGACTGCGGCCGAACCCACCCGCGCGCAGCTTCGCCTGCAGGCCATGCTCGACGAACTCGAGGACGAGCCCGAGCAGACCTTCCTGGACAGCGCCGACGCGGAACACCGGGTCGACATCCATGCCTTCGGCCGGAACTTTGTCGAGGACTGCGAGGGCGACGATGACGACGTGGCGGATGCAGGCGCCGACGACGAAGGCTACGTCCTGGTCACCAACGGCATGAGCGATCGCCTCATGCCGGTACCTGCCGGCGGCGTCCCCGAAGGCGCTTCGCGCGCGATCGAGCTGGTCTGGTACGTGCGCGACCTGAACCCCGAGTACATCGCCAACCTGCGCTGGCTCGCGAAGCTGCCGGCCTTCGACGGCTTCTTCCTGGGTTCGGGGCACCGCGTGCCGATGCCCGAGCCGCCGTTGTCGTTCTGCGCGTTCCAGACCTTCTTTTTCCTGTCGCCGATCTACCGCCCCGACGAGCGCATGCTGTCGGGCGTGACGGTGGACGAGGGCGAGGCCGTTGCCACGCTCACCGTCAATCTCATCTCCGAAGCCGAATACGCGCTGGTCAAGCGCGAGAACGGTTTCGGCGAACTGCTCGACCTGTTCGACGCCAACGACCATCCGATGGTCTTCGACCCCCAGCGATCCTCCTATGTCTGACTCTCTACCCGCGCTCCAGCGCATCCGCAGCGACGTGCGGGCCATGCATGCCTACGCGGTGCAGGACGCCAGCGGCTTCATCAAGCTCGACGCCATGGAAAACCCTTTCGGCCTGCCGCCCGCGCTGCAGGCCGAGCTGGGTGCCCGCCTGGGCGCGGTGGCGCTCAACCGCTACCCCGGCGCGCGTGGCGCCGAGCTGCAGCGCGCGCTGGCGGTCCATGCGCAGATGCCCGAAGGCTTCGCATTGATGCTGGGCAACGGCTCCGACGAGCTCATCTCGCTGCTCGACATCGCCTGCGACCAGCCCGGCGCGACCGTGCTCGCGCCGTTGCCCGGCTTCGTGATGTACGCCATGAGCGCCCAGCTGCAGGGACTGCGCTTCGTGGGCGTGCCGCTCACGGCCGACTTCGAGCTCGACGAGGCCGCCATGCTGGCCGCCATCGCGCGCGAGAAGCCGGCCATCGTCTACCTGGCGTACCCGAACAACCCGACCGCCAACCTCTGGGACGACGCAGTCATCGAGAAGATCGTCGAGGCCCAGGGCGCGCAGGGCGGCCTGGTGGTGATCGACGAGGCCTACCAGCCCTTCGCCGCCAGGAGCTACATCGACCGGCTGGCCACGCACCAGCATGTGCTGCTGATGCGCACGCTGAGCAAGTTCGGCCTGGCCGGCATCCGCCTGGGCTACCTGATGGGTCCTGCGGCGCTGGTCGCCGAGATCGACAAGGTGCGCCCGCCCTACAACATCAGCGTGCTCAACTGCGAGTGCGCGCTGTTCGCGCTGGAGCACGCCGACGTGTTCGAGGCGCAGGCCCGCCAGATCCGCGAGGAGCGCGAGCGGCTGATGACGGGGCTCGGCCGGCTGCCCGGCGTCAAGACCTGGCCCAGCGACGCCAACATGATCCTGCTGCGCGTGCCCGATGCCACCAGAACCTTCGAGGGCATGAAGGCTCGCGGGGTATTGGTGAAGAACGTTTCTAAAATGCACGAACTGCTCGCAAACTGCCTGCGCCTCACCGTCGGAACGGCCGACGAGAATGCGCGGATGCTCGCGGCACTCGAAGCCTCACTATGACCACCCCCACCAGCCAGGACAGCGGCGACCGTATCGCGTCCGTCACCCGCAACACCGCGGAAACCAAGATCACCGTCAGCGTCAACCTCGACGGCACCGGCAAGGCCAAGCTCGCCACCGGCATCGGTTTCTTCGACCACATGCTCGACCAGATCGCCCGCCACGGGCTGATCGACCTCGACATCGACTGCCAGGGCGACCTGCACATCGACGGCCACCACACGGTGGAAGACGTCGGCATCACGCTCGGCCAGGCCGTGGCCAAGGCCATCGGCGACAAGAAGGGCATCCGCCGCTACGGCCATGCCTACGTGCCGCTCGACGAGGCCCTGAGCCGCGTGGTCATCGACTTCTCGGGCCGTCCGGGCCTGGTGATGCACGTGCCCTTCACCAGCGGGATGATCGGCACCTTCGACAGCCAGCTCACCTACGAGTTCTTCCAGGGCTTCGTGAACCACGCCTTCGTCACGCTGCACATCGACAACCTCAAGGGCGTCAATGCGCACCACCAGTGCGAGACGGTGTTCAAGGCCTTCGCGCGCGCGATGCGCGGCGCGCTCGAACTCGACCCCCGTTCCGTCGGGGTGATTCCATCGACCAAGGGTTCGCTCTGAAACTCGCCGGCGAACAGCTATGAAATCTGTAGCAGCAAATACCGTCGCGGTCGTCGACTACGGCATGGGCAACCTGCACTCGGTGTCGCAGGCCGTGCGCCACGCGGCCGACCAGGTCGGCGTGGAAGTGTTCGTCACCTCCGACCCCGACGTGGTCCGCAAGGCCACCCGCGTGGTGCTGCCGGGGCAGGGCGCCATGCCCGACTGCATGCGCGAGCTGCGCGATTCCGGCCTCCAGGAGTCGGTGCTCGAGGCCGCAGCCACCAAGCCGCTGTTCGGGGTTTGCGTTGGCATGCAGATGATGCTGTCGCGCAGCGATGAAGGCCCGACCGACGGCCTGGGCCTGATTCCGGGCGAGGTCGTCAAGTTCGACCTGGCCGGTCGCCTGCAGCCCGACGGCAGCCGCTTCAAGGTGCCGCAGATGGGCTGGAACCAGGTGCACCAGGCCCAGCCTCACGCGGTCTGGGCGGGCGTGCCCGACCAGAGCTATTTCTATTTCGTGCACAGCTTCTTCGCCCGTCCGGTCGACCCCAGGCACAGTGTGGGCGAGGCGGAATATGGCGCGAGCTTTACCGCGGCCATCGCACGCGATAACATTTTTGCAACCCAGTTCCACCCAGAAAAGAGCGCGGACCACGGGCTGCAGCTGTACCGCAACTTCCTTCACTGGAACCCCTGAACCCTTTTCCCGCCCGGGCCGAACCCTCCACAGCCCGGACCCTGCCTACTCGCGTCACTTCCATGCTCCTCATTCCCGCCATTGATCTCAAAGACGGCCACTGCGTTCGCCTCAAGCAGGGCGACATGGACCAGTCCACCATCTTCAGCGAAGACCCCGCTGCCATGGCCCGCAAGTGGGTCGAGGCCGGCGCGCGTCGACTGCACCTGGTCGATCTGAATGGCGCCTTCGCCGGCAAGCCGCAGAACCACGCAGCCATCAAGGCGATCCTGAAGGAGGTCGGCGACGACATCCCGGTGCAGCTCGGGGGCGGCATCCGCGACCTCGACACCATCGAGCGCTACATCGACGACGGCCTGCGCTACGTGATCATCGGCACCGCCGCGGTCAAGAACCCCGGCTTCCTGAAGGACGCCTGCAGCGCCTTCGGCGGCCACATCATCGTGGGCCTGGACGCCAAGGACGGCAAGGTCGCCACCGATGGCTGGAGCAAGCTCACGGGCCACGAGGTGGCCGACCTGGGCAAGAAGTTCGAGGACTACGGCGTCGAGTCGATCATCTACACCGACATCGGCCGCGACGGCATGCTCTCCGGCATCAACATCGAGGCCACCGTCAAGCTGGCGCAGGCGCTGACCATCCCGGTGATCGCCTCGGGCGGCCTGTCGAACATGGCCGACATCGACAAGCTCTGCGCGGTCGAGTCCGACGGCGTCGAGGGCGTGATCTGCGGCCGCGCCATCTACTCGGGCGACCTCGATTTCGCCGCCGCGCAGGCCCGCGCGGACGAACTGGCCGCCTGACGCCTCCTTTGCGCAGCGCGTGCTTTCCGCGCTCGCCATCGCCAACTACCGCTCGCTGCGCCAGCTGACGGTGCCACTGGGCCGGCTCACGCTCGTGACCGGCGCCAACGGCAGCGGCAAGTCGAGCGTGTACCGGGCAATGCGCCTGCTGGCCGACATCGCCAACGGCGGGGTGGTCCGCTCGCTGGTGCGCGAAGGCGGGCTTTCATCGACCCTGTGGGCCGGGCCCGAGCGCTTCTCGGCGGCCATGCTGCGCGCAGAGGTGCCGGTGCAGGGCACCGTGCGCAGCGGGCCGGTGGCGCTGAAACTCGGCTTTGCGGGCGTGTCGGCCGAGGATTTCGGCTACGCCATCGACATCGGTCTGCCGCCGCCGATTCCCTCCACGGCGTTCTCGCGCGACCCGCAGATCAAGCACGAGGCCATCTGGAGCGGCCCGCTGCTGCGCCCTTCGACGCAGCTGGTCGACCGCAAGGGCGGCGCACTGCGCCTGCGCGACGGCAAGGGCTGGCAGGCCGTCGGGCGGCCGATCCCGGCGTTCGCCAGCATGATGACCGAGCATGCCGATCCGCGCGACGCGCCGGAGATGCTCACGCTGCGCGAGCAGATGCGCTCCTGGCGCTTCTACGACCATTTCCGCTCGGACGCCGACGCGCCCGCGCGGCAGCCGCAACTGGGCACCTACACGCCGGTGCTGGCCAACGACGGTGCCGACCTGGCCGCGGCGCTGCAGACCATCCGCGAAATCGGCGACAGCGCGGCGCTCGACCGGGCCGTGGACGACGCCTTTCCGGGCGCGCGTGTCGAGGTGCAGGCCGGCGGCGACCGCTTCGAGACGCTGATGCACCAGCACGGCCTGCTGCGGCCGCTGACGGCAGCCGAACTGTCCGACGGCACCCTGCGGTACCTGTTGTGGATCGCGGCGCTGCTGACGCCGCGGCCGCCCGCGCTGCTGGTGCTCAACGAACCCGAGACCAGCCTGCATCCCGACCTGCTGCCCGCGCTCGGGCGCCTGATAGCGCAGGGGGCGAAGGAATCGCAGGTGATCGTGGTGTCGCACGCCGCAAGGCTGATCGCAGCGCTGGAAGACAGCGGCGGCCTGCAGCCGGTGGTGCTCGAGAAGCAGTTCGGCGAGACGCGCATCGCCAATCTCGACATGAGCGAGATACCGCGCTGGGAGTGGCCGGCGCGCTGAACTTGCCGGCGCCGCGGTCCGCTTCGCACGGCGGCGCCGGCCGGGACCCGGCTTACTCGGCCTTCACCGACATCGTCTGGATGATCGTCTCCAGCTGCGCGCTCATCGGCAGGTTGATGCTTTCGCCGGTGGGCAGCTTGCGCAGGAACCAGCGCTTGTACTGGCGCTCGATCTCGCCGTCTTCCGCCAGCACCTGGAACGTGTCGACCACCACCTTGTTGAGCTGGGCGTCCCCCTTGCGGTACATGATCCCGTAGGGGTCGTAGGAGAGGAAGTCGCCGACCACCTCGTAGTTGGCCTTGGCGGCGTCCTGCGCGATCAGGCCGTAGAGCAGCACGTCGTCGGTGGCGAAGGCGTCGGCCTGGCCGCTCTTCACCAGCCCGAACGACTCCGCGTGGTCGGGCGTCACCAGCAGGTTGATGCCGAGCTTGAATTTGTCCGACAGCTCGCGCAGCGTCTTCTCGTTCGTGGTGCCGGCCGTGACCGCCACCTTTTTGCCGGCCAGGTCGCGGAACGACTTGATCGGCGAGCCCTTCTTCACCAGCACCTTCGTGCCCGAGACGAACATCGTCGGCGAGAAGGCCACGCGCTTCTGGCGTTCCAGGTTGCTGGTGGTGGAGCCGCATTCCAGGTCGACCTTGCCGCTGGCGACCGCGTCGATGCGCGAATCGGACGTCACGGGCACCCACTTGATCGTGAGGCTCCTGTTCACTGCGTCCTCGATGGACGTCACCAGCGCGCGGCAGAGCTCGATCGAATAACCGATGGGCTCCTTGCGCGCATTGAGGAACGAGAACGGCACCGACGACTCGCGGTAGCCGATGGTGATGGCGCCCGTCTCGCGCGCCTTGGCCAGCGTGCCGGTGAGCTCCTGCGCGTGTGCCGGAACCGCCAGCGCCAGGGCGGTCAGCCCGGCCGCAAGGGCGAGTCGCAGCATGCCGATGCGTTTCATGGCGTTGCCGCTCACGCGTGCGCCGGGTGGGCGAGGGTGGCGTCGGCTTCCTCGTCGAGCGCCCGTGCGTTGACCTCCGCATCGCTCTCTGAGAGCAGTTCGCCTTCCCACTTCGCGACCACCGCGGTGGCGATGGAGTTGCCGACCGCGTTGGTGGCCGAGCGGCCCATGTCGAGGAAGGTGTCCACGCCCAGGATCAGCAGCAGGCCGGCCTCGGGAATGTCGAAATGGTTCAGCGTGGCGGCAATGACCACCAGCGAGGCGCGCGGCACGCCGGCCATGCCCTTGGAGGTGAGCATCAGGATCAGCAGCATCGTGACCTGCGTGCTGATCGGCATGTGGATGTTGTAGGCCTGCGCGATGAAGAGCACGGCGAAGGTGCAATACATCATCGAGCCGTCGAGGTTGAACGAGTAACCCATGGGCATCACGAAGCTGGAGATCTTGCGCTTCACGCCGAAGCGGTCGAGCGCCTGCAGGATCTTCGGGTATGCGGCCTCCGAGCTGGCCGTGGCAAAGGACAGCAGGAAGGCCTCCTTGATGAGCACCAGCAGCTTGAACACGCGCGGGCCCAGGAACAGGAAGCCCGCCAGCACCAGCACGCTCCACAGCACGAACAGGCCCAGGTAGAAGTCGCCCATGAACACCGCGAACTTCAGCAGAATGCCCAGCCCGTTCACGGCCACCGTGGCTGCCATGGCCGCCAGCACCGCGAGCGGCGCCAGCTTCATGACGTAGCCGGTGATCTTGAGCATGGCGTGCGAGAGCTCCTCGATGGCCGCCACCAGCGTCTTCGCCTTGTCGCCCAGCGAAGCCAGCGCTACGCCGAAGAACATCGAGAACACCACGATCTGCAGGATTTCGTTGTTGGCCATGGCCTCCACGAACGACTTGGGCACCGTGTGGCTCACGAAGTCCTTGAGCGTGAACTTGGAGGTGGCGAGGTTGGCCGATGCGCCGATGTCGGGCAGCGGCAGGCCCAGGTTCTCGCCGGGCTTGAGCAGGTTGGCCATGATCAGGCCGATGACCAGCGAGATCAGCGAGGCGGTCAGGAACCAGCCGATCGCCTTGCCGAACACCCGGCCCACCGACTTGGCGTCGCCCATGTGCGCGATGCCCACCACCAGCGTGGAGAACACGAGCGGGCCGATCAGCATCTTGATGAGGCGCAGGAACACGTCGGAAACGATGGAGACGTAGTCC encodes:
- a CDS encoding BolA family protein, with translation MTAEELQAIIAAHLPCEHISLEGDGRHWYATIVSAEFEGKRSIQRHQRVYATLGAKMHTDEVHALSMKTYTPAEWAAVEK
- the murA gene encoding UDP-N-acetylglucosamine 1-carboxyvinyltransferase, which produces MDKLLIRGGRELRGEVLISGAKNAALPELCAALLTDQPVTLHNVPRLQDVSTMLKLVRNMGVSAERDDSGTVRLDAADLTNPEAPYELVKTMRASVLALGPLLARFGHAKVSLPGGCAIGSRPVDQHIKGLQAMGAEIVVEHGYMVARLPEGRTRLKGARILTDMVTVTGTENFLMAAALAEGETLLENAAQEPEIVDLAEMLIRMGAKIEGHGTSHIRIQGVEKLHGCEHAVVADRIEAGTFLCAVAATGGEAFLRHARGDHLDAVIDKLRDAGCKVTSEKDGVRISSKGPAHEHLKAQSFSTTEYPGFPTDMQAQFMALNVIARGASMVTETIFENRFMHVNEMVRLGAHIHVEGKVAMVEGVQQLSGATVMATDLRASASLVIAGLVAEGETLVDRIYHLDRGYDRMESKLRGLGADIERMTGASA
- the hisG gene encoding ATP phosphoribosyltransferase, whose protein sequence is MITLALSKGRIFEETMPLLAAAGIEVTEDPEKSRKLILETTRPDVRVVLVRASDVPTYVQYGGADLGVTGLDVLLEHGNQGLYQPLDLRIAACRLSVAVRNDYDYASAVKQGSRLRVATKYVGLARDFFASKGVHVDLIKLYGSMELAPLTGLADAIVDLVSTGNTLRANHLVEVERIMDISARLVVNQAALKLKREPIRRIIDAFASAIPSPSPSA
- the hisD gene encoding histidinol dehydrogenase, whose amino-acid sequence is MTLNAAPARLSTTSASFDAEFKARLHWSADDDAAIEKVVADILADVQKRGDEAVLEYTNRFDRLDAKTLHALELTQTELKAAFDALPAVQREALESAARRVRSYHEAQKKASGESWSYRDADGTLLGQKVTPLDRVGIYVPGGKAAYPSSVLMNAIPAHVAGVGEIIMVVPTPRGEKNQLVLAAAYVAGVTRGFTIGGAQAVAALAYGTATVPAVDKITGPGNAYVAAAKRRVFGTVGIDMIAGPSEILVLADGTTPPEWVAMDLFSQAEHDELAQSILLCPDAAYIDRVQAEIDRLLPTMPRAEIIAASLNGRGALIHTKSMEEACEISNRIAPEHLEVSSSEPNRWEPLLRHAGAIFLGAFTSESLGDYCAGPNHVLPTSGTARFSSPLGVYDFQKRSSLIEVSEAGAQVLGPVAVTLAEGEGLQAHAEAARMRLRKI
- a CDS encoding suppressor of fused domain protein, with the protein product MFDKLKKILAGAAPTAAEPTRAQLRLQAMLDELEDEPEQTFLDSADAEHRVDIHAFGRNFVEDCEGDDDDVADAGADDEGYVLVTNGMSDRLMPVPAGGVPEGASRAIELVWYVRDLNPEYIANLRWLAKLPAFDGFFLGSGHRVPMPEPPLSFCAFQTFFFLSPIYRPDERMLSGVTVDEGEAVATLTVNLISEAEYALVKRENGFGELLDLFDANDHPMVFDPQRSSYV
- the hisC gene encoding histidinol-phosphate transaminase produces the protein MSDSLPALQRIRSDVRAMHAYAVQDASGFIKLDAMENPFGLPPALQAELGARLGAVALNRYPGARGAELQRALAVHAQMPEGFALMLGNGSDELISLLDIACDQPGATVLAPLPGFVMYAMSAQLQGLRFVGVPLTADFELDEAAMLAAIAREKPAIVYLAYPNNPTANLWDDAVIEKIVEAQGAQGGLVVIDEAYQPFAARSYIDRLATHQHVLLMRTLSKFGLAGIRLGYLMGPAALVAEIDKVRPPYNISVLNCECALFALEHADVFEAQARQIREERERLMTGLGRLPGVKTWPSDANMILLRVPDATRTFEGMKARGVLVKNVSKMHELLANCLRLTVGTADENARMLAALEASL
- the hisB gene encoding imidazoleglycerol-phosphate dehydratase HisB translates to MTTPTSQDSGDRIASVTRNTAETKITVSVNLDGTGKAKLATGIGFFDHMLDQIARHGLIDLDIDCQGDLHIDGHHTVEDVGITLGQAVAKAIGDKKGIRRYGHAYVPLDEALSRVVIDFSGRPGLVMHVPFTSGMIGTFDSQLTYEFFQGFVNHAFVTLHIDNLKGVNAHHQCETVFKAFARAMRGALELDPRSVGVIPSTKGSL
- the hisH gene encoding imidazole glycerol phosphate synthase subunit HisH — encoded protein: MKSVAANTVAVVDYGMGNLHSVSQAVRHAADQVGVEVFVTSDPDVVRKATRVVLPGQGAMPDCMRELRDSGLQESVLEAAATKPLFGVCVGMQMMLSRSDEGPTDGLGLIPGEVVKFDLAGRLQPDGSRFKVPQMGWNQVHQAQPHAVWAGVPDQSYFYFVHSFFARPVDPRHSVGEAEYGASFTAAIARDNIFATQFHPEKSADHGLQLYRNFLHWNP
- the hisA gene encoding 1-(5-phosphoribosyl)-5-[(5-phosphoribosylamino)methylideneamino]imidazole-4-carboxamide isomerase; the encoded protein is MLLIPAIDLKDGHCVRLKQGDMDQSTIFSEDPAAMARKWVEAGARRLHLVDLNGAFAGKPQNHAAIKAILKEVGDDIPVQLGGGIRDLDTIERYIDDGLRYVIIGTAAVKNPGFLKDACSAFGGHIIVGLDAKDGKVATDGWSKLTGHEVADLGKKFEDYGVESIIYTDIGRDGMLSGINIEATVKLAQALTIPVIASGGLSNMADIDKLCAVESDGVEGVICGRAIYSGDLDFAAAQARADELAA
- a CDS encoding AAA family ATPase, translating into MLSALAIANYRSLRQLTVPLGRLTLVTGANGSGKSSVYRAMRLLADIANGGVVRSLVREGGLSSTLWAGPERFSAAMLRAEVPVQGTVRSGPVALKLGFAGVSAEDFGYAIDIGLPPPIPSTAFSRDPQIKHEAIWSGPLLRPSTQLVDRKGGALRLRDGKGWQAVGRPIPAFASMMTEHADPRDAPEMLTLREQMRSWRFYDHFRSDADAPARQPQLGTYTPVLANDGADLAAALQTIREIGDSAALDRAVDDAFPGARVEVQAGGDRFETLMHQHGLLRPLTAAELSDGTLRYLLWIAALLTPRPPALLVLNEPETSLHPDLLPALGRLIAQGAKESQVIVVSHAARLIAALEDSGGLQPVVLEKQFGETRIANLDMSEIPRWEWPAR
- a CDS encoding amino acid ABC transporter substrate-binding protein, coding for MKRIGMLRLALAAGLTALALAVPAHAQELTGTLAKARETGAITIGYRESSVPFSFLNARKEPIGYSIELCRALVTSIEDAVNRSLTIKWVPVTSDSRIDAVASGKVDLECGSTTSNLERQKRVAFSPTMFVSGTKVLVKKGSPIKSFRDLAGKKVAVTAGTTNEKTLRELSDKFKLGINLLVTPDHAESFGLVKSGQADAFATDDVLLYGLIAQDAAKANYEVVGDFLSYDPYGIMYRKGDAQLNKVVVDTFQVLAEDGEIERQYKRWFLRKLPTGESINLPMSAQLETIIQTMSVKAE